In Piliocolobus tephrosceles isolate RC106 chromosome 5, ASM277652v3, whole genome shotgun sequence, a single genomic region encodes these proteins:
- the LOC111543027 gene encoding cytochrome c oxidase subunit NDUFA4, with the protein MLRQILGQAKKHPSLIPLFVFLGTGAAGATLYLLRLALFNPDVCWDRNNPEPWNKLGPNDQYKFYSVNADYSKLKKERPDF; encoded by the coding sequence ATGCTCCGCCAGATCCTCGGTCAGGCCAAGAAGCATCCTAGCTTGATCCCCCTCTTTGTATTTCTTGGAACTGGAGCTGCTGGAGCAACACTGTATCTCTTGCGTCTGGCATTGTTCAATCCAGATGTTTGTTGGGACAGAAATAACCCAGAGCCCTGGAACAAACTGGGTCCCAATGATCAATACAAGTTCTACTCAGTGAATGCGGATTACAGCAAACTGAAGAAGGAACGTCCAGATTTCTAA